CCGCCGCCTCGCTCACGTCGAAGCGCATCATCAGCACCGCGTTCGCTCCGCGGGCCCTGGCCTGGTCGACGAGCCGTTCCATCGCCTGGTTGCGGGTCTCGACCAGCGTCTTGGTCAGCCCCTTGAGCTCACCGCCGATCATCGACTTCAGACCGGCACCGATCTGGCTGCCGAGGTGGCGGGAGCGGACCGTGAGTCCGAACACCTCGCCGATGACCTCGGTCACCTGGTGGCCGGGAACGTCGTTCGTGGTGACGACCAGGACGTCCGCCCGGGCCGTCTGTCCGCCGCCGTAGTCCTCAATGCCCATGATGTGGCACCTCCTGCGGAAAGCTTTGCCCCGGTTCGTTCCGTGCGCATCCTCGCTTACGCCAGTGGAACCCAGGCGTCCGTCGCAGCGTTGATAGCTTGGGGCGGCCACGCAGCCGCGCACACCGACCAACCCTGGAGCCCGGACCCTTGAATACGCTTGCGCTCGGCCCGAGCTGGCTGGACCCGGATTATCTGCTCAACACCTTCGGGCTGCCCGGCCTCCTGCTCATCGTGTTCGCCGAGTCCGGACTGCTGATCGGGTTCTTCCTGCCCGGCGACTCCCTGTTGTTCACCACGGGCCTCCTGGTGACGACGGGCGACCTCAAATACCCCCTGTGGCTGGTCTGCGTCCTGGTCGCCCTGGCGGCGATCATCGGCGACCAGGTCGGCTACCTCTTCGGCCGCAAGGTGGGGCCGGCCCTCTTCAAGCGCCCGGACTC
The DNA window shown above is from Streptomyces sp. Alt3 and carries:
- a CDS encoding YbjQ family protein, which gives rise to MGIEDYGGGQTARADVLVVTTNDVPGHQVTEVIGEVFGLTVRSRHLGSQIGAGLKSMIGGELKGLTKTLVETRNQAMERLVDQARARGANAVLMMRFDVSEAADVGTEVCAYGTAAVISPS